One window of Lytechinus variegatus isolate NC3 chromosome 2, Lvar_3.0, whole genome shotgun sequence genomic DNA carries:
- the LOC121409747 gene encoding protein HEG homolog 1-like: MSVLLTRCKGFESNESFILGPPLHRTRDDPPVFGIRAHKTGIDDFDNTLPGNVNDDRIASEVQSQRRYRRSTDFSSEESASLVDKHNELRGQVSPEASNMEFMIWDDDLAIMAQEWSDTCYFAHGQPDNISPFSTLGQNLWLGSAGKNAPDGTGAVQAWYNEVQYYDYSTTECSYVCGHYTQVVWASSYAVGCGRSLCEFATSESSNYTNVYIITCNYGPAGNYVGSQPYDDGPSCTQCDSGVALCYNNLCNECSLEEQGCECRVSCENCATISNNCTCECQDGWYGTDCSTECADTHQYCWNSPGWPGPEYCGAHNAVPKRCPYMCGLCNLADPDFVCGSSTTQMATAQVSTNSTLSSMTTSSPNQGDSSTSVPSMTSTATMTTSSPDQEDGSTSVPSMTSTATMTTSSPNQGDSSTFVSATTSTATKTTSNPDQDESSTSVPSMTSTATMTTSSPYQQDGSTSVPSMTSTATMTTSSPYQQDGSTSVASMTSTATMTTNSPNQEDDSTSVHSMTSTASTTASSPNQEDGSTSVPSMTSTATMSAVETQTLSTTSHLMTTSALMGDETTFASETTPPPLTFSSTTEVSISSTGQNNGESTTVSAVTNAGCDDIICQNGGTFEEVSCTCRCANGYQGDACQNLESEVQYGVEITLQASIYMVNKSK, encoded by the exons ATGAGCGTGTTGTTGACGAGATGCAAAGGATTCGAATCAAATGAAAGTTTCATCCTTGGACCACCCTTACATCGAACTCGAGATGACCCTCCTGTCTTCGGGATAAGAGCCCATAAAACAGGCATCGATGACTTCGATAATACACTCCCAGGTAACGTCAATGATGATAGAATAGCATCTGAAGTCCAGAGTCAACGTCGGTATCGTAGATCTACGGATTTCTCGTCGGAAGAGAGCGCGTCACTCGTCGATAAGCATAATGAATTAAGAGGACAGGTATCCCCAGAAGCTTCCAATATGGAGTTCATG atCTGGGATGACGACCTGGCTATCATGGCTCAAGAGTGGTCAGATACCTGCTACTTCGCCCACGGTCAACCCGATAACATCTCACCATTCAGTACATTGGGGCAGAACCTATGGTTGGGGTCGGCGGGGAAGAACGCCCCCGACGGGACGGGGGCGGTCCAGGCCTGGTACAATGAAGTTCAATACTACGATTACAGCACAACGGAATGCAGCTATGTTTGTGGTCATTATACCCAG GTAGTATGGGCTTCTTCCTATGCAGTTGGGTGCGGAAGGTCACTCTGTGAGTTTGCTACATCAGAAAGCTCCAACTATACAAATGTCTACATTATCACATGTAACTACGGACCTGC AGGTAACTACGTTGGATCACAGCCTTATGATGACGGTCCAAGCTGTACTCAATGTGATTCAGGAGTAGCACTCTGTTACAACAATCTTTGCA aTGAATGTTCTTTAGAAGAGCAAGGATGTG aGTGTCGAGTCTCTTGTGAGAACTGCGCCACAATATCAAATAACTGTACATGTGAATGCCAGGACGGATGGTACGGCACTGATTGCTCGA CTGAATGTGCTGACACCCACCAGTACTGCTGGAATAGCCCAGGCTGGCCAGGACCAGAATACTGTGGCGCGCACAACGCAGTGCCCAAAAGATGCCCATACATGTGTGGTCTATGCA aTCTTGCAGACCCAGACTTCGTTTGCG GTTCTTCTACAACACAAATGGCTACTGCACAAGTATCCACTAATTCGACTCTTTCGTCGATGACCACAAGCAGTCCTAATCAAGGGGACAGCTCGACTTCTGTTCCGTCCATGACGTCGACAGCGACAATGACGACCAGCAGTCCTGATCAAGAGGACGGCTCGACTTCTGTTCCGTCCATGACGTCGACAGCGACAATGACGACTAGCAGTCCTAATCAAGGGGACAGCTCGACTTTTGTTTCGGCCACGACGTCGACAGCGACAAAGACGACTAGCAATCCTGATCAAGACGAAAGCTCGACTTCTGTTCCGTCCATGACGTCGACAGCGACAATGACGACCAGCAGTCCTTATCAACAGGACGGCTCGACTTCTGTTCCGTCCATGACGTCGACAGCGACAATGACGACCAGCAGTCCTTATCAACAGGACGGCTCAACTTCTGTTGCGTCCATGACGTCGACAGCGACAATGACGACCAACAGTCCTAATCAAGAGGATGACTCGACTTCTGTCCATTCTATGACGTCGACAGCGTCAACGACGGCAAGCAGTCCTAATCAAGAGGATGGCTCGACTTCTGTTCCGTCCATGACGTCGACAGCGACAATGAGCGCAGTTGAAACACAAACCTTGAGCACAACGTCTCATTTGATGACGACTTCAGCTTTAATGGGTGACGAAACAACGTTTGCTAGTGAGACGACACCGCCACCGTTGACATTTTCCTCCACCACTGAAG TATCGATTTCTTCTACCGGTCAAAATAACGGTGAAAGTACCACAGTCTCTGCTGTTACCAATGCTGGATGTGATGACATCATCTGCCAAAATGGCGGAACGTTTGAAGAAGTTTCCTGTACTTGTCGATGCGCCAATGGATATCAGGGAGACGCATGTCAAA ATTTAGAGTCGGAAGTCCAATATGGAGTTGAAATTACACTTCAAGCATCTATCTATATGGTAAATAAATCGAAATGA